The DNA segment AAAGAAACGGTAAAGCTGGAACAATATCGTATATCTGGTGAGCTTGTCATTGCAGCGAAGGAAACGAAGGAAATTCCTTTTTCTATCGATGTTCCAATACACACACCAGCTACACTAAATAAGCTTCCTCTATGGTTTGAAACAGGACTTGATATCCCCATGGCCCTTGATGCTGAGGATCGAGATTATATTAAAGTATCCGTCCATCCACACATTGAAACTGTTCTTCAAGCGGTGGAAAGAGAGCTTGGTTTTCACCTGAAGAAAGTTGAGATGGAGCATTCAAGAAGGCACGGTTATATCCAGGAGTTTGAATTTCTCCCTGGTGGTGAATTTAGAGGATATTTAGATGAGTTGGAACTGATCTTCTTTTTGGATTCTCATGGTTTGCGTGTATTCTTACAAGTCGATCGAAAAGCAAGGGGATTGGGCGGCTTGTTTGCAGAAGCTTTGGAAATGGATGAATCAAATATCCAATTATATTTTTCAAAAGAAGATTTACAGTCAGGGTCGGAAACGATTGCGAGAGAGCTAGGGAAAACAATAAGAGAACAAGTAAAATAGGGGAAAAGCTGCCAGAGTTTTTGATTCTGGCAGCTTTTTTGACTTTTCTTTTAAATTAGATTAATATCTAATTAGATGAATGACGAATAAGGAGGAGAGTTATTATGCAATTAAATAAAATGGTCGCCTTCCATAAAGCAGTAGGGGATCCAACTAGATTAAGAATTGTATCACTTTTACTTACGGGCCCCATGCATGGTCAGTTGATTGCTGAGAAACTTGGTCTGAAACCTCCAACCATTACCCACCACTTAAAAAAGTTAAGAGACACAGGGATGGTTTATTCGAAAAGAGATAAAAATACGGTTTACTTTTATCTGGATAAAAAGAAAGTTGAATTTATGGCTACGGCGATCTTGAGGATAGGAGATGATGAAGTGAGAAAAGAAGAACTGTATGTAAATGAAGCCGAGCAACGTAAGATTATCAACAGTTTTATCGCAAGGGATGGCAGATTGAAGCAAATGCCGAGCCAACTTAAGAAAAAGCTTGTGATTTTATCTTATTATGTACAGGAATTTCAACCTGGTAAAGTGTATGAGGAACAAGAGGTAAATGAATACATTCAACGGTTCTATGATGATTATGCAACAATGAGACGAGAATGGATTATGCAGCAATTTATGTATAGAGAAAATAATAGATATGAGTTGAATCCTACAGAGATGTGGCCAGTTGTTGTGAAAAGGTGAAGGAACTATCACCTTTTTTTTATAATCTAATTAGATAATCATCTAATTTCAGGGGGGGAGAATATGTCAGATCGTTTTCATAAGCATCCTTACAGCTATTTATTCTGTTCAGGGATTGTAAACGGGATAGGAGACCGATTTAGTCAAGTTGCTGTGCTGGCACTGTTATTGGAGCTAACAGATTCAGGTTTAGCAGTTGGGATCGTGATGGGGATGCGCGTCCTTCCTTATTTAGTATTATCCCCGATTGCCGGAAAGCTTGCAGATGTTTGGGATCGGCGGAAGATTATGATCGTAACAGATGTTGTAAGAGTTCCATTTGCCCTATCCTTTATATTCGTGCCATCAGTTGAAGATCTGTGGATTATCTACGTTAGCATGTTTGTACTTGCTTGTGGAGAAGCCATCTATCAACCTGTTAGAAAAAGTAGTATTGGAGTGATCGTTGACCAGCAACACTACACTAAAGTAAATGGATTAGAGCAGGTTGTGATAGGGATTGTGCTAGTGGCCGGTTCCGTAACAGGCGGTGTCGTAGCATTTTTTGTAGGGGAGGATGTGGCTTTTGTTCTTAATGCGTGTACATTCATTGCTGCTGCGCTTATTATAAAACATCTCGTGATAAAAAAAGTAGTGAACAAGGACCAACCTACAATAATTAAAAGGCCGCACCTTAACATAACGTTTGGTCCAATTGTTATGTTTATAGTAGTCATCCAAGCTGTGTCTGCTATGCTAGATGGCTTCTTCAATGTATTAATCAGCTATTATGGGGCGGAGACATTTTCAATGGCAGATTTAGGTGTTGGAATCCTGTATGGTGCTCTAGGGGTTGGGCTGGTGATCAGTTTTTTTGTTTCGAAAAAGGTTACCGGAAATTTACTTTTGGTAGGAATCATATCAGTTGGTCTTGAAGGGGTGTTGCAAATTATTGCCAGCCAGGCACCAACGCTATGGTACATAGCTATAACCTTTACAGGAATTTCATTGATTGGCGGAGTTGGTGCTGCTTGCTTTGATAGTATTGTGATGAGAATGACACCTAAATCTCAGCAAGGTGAAGTGTTTGGGGTGATTGGATCAATTTCGAACGTAGTGATAGGTATAGCGATGTTTAGTGCGGGTTGGTTTCTTGAGTTGTTCTCCCCTAGAATTATAGGCCTTGTAGGTGGTTCTGCAGCTATCTTTGTTATGTTTCTATTGATACTAGTTTTTATTTTTTCGTTTTCATCCAAAAATTTAACAGAACAATAGAAGAAGAAGTATATTATCCATTGACGCTGTAGGCTTGTGGTTCTGCAATGAGTTACAGGTCTTCTTCATTGATTTTTACAAGGATGTTTGATTATTTAATAAATAGGGAATAAATCAATAAATTGAAAAGAAGGGGTCTTATGAGGAAAGGTACAACAGAGAAGGACATGATTAAATATGATCATGGGCTGCTTATAGAAGAGTCCGATCAAGTTGCAGAAGAATATCCGCTGACAATTGTTTTAAATGATGAAGAATTTGCTACAATGGTCTGCACGCCAATGCATTTAGAAGAACTTGTTATAGGGTTCTTAGCATCAGAAGGAGCAATCAGAACAATAGCAGATGTTGATTCCATTTCAATTGATGAAGAACGAGGATTTGCTTACATAACGACAAATGTCACATTTGAAAAAGTGGATACGACGAGGCGGTGGATTGGTTCCTGCTGTGGTAAAAGCCGGGCATTCTATTTTCAAAATGATGCGAAGATCGCAAAGACGGTAATGGATGAAATGAAAATAGAGCCGGAGTTTTGTTTAACATTGATGGAAGCGTTTCAAAAGAAAGCAGATATGTTTAAAAAGACCGGTGGTGTCCATCAGGCTGCTATTGCATCTACTCAGGGTGTGGAGATTGTCTTCAATGACATAGGAAGACACAATGCCTTAGACAAGCTATACGGATATCTATTAAAGCAACATCTCTCGCGTAAACATAAGATTATTATTTTCAGCGGACGGATTTCTTCAGAAGTATTATTAAAGGTATCTAAAATGGGAATTGGTTTTCTCTTATCAAAGTCAGCCCCAACAGATCTTGCTTTGAAGCTTGCTGAGGATTTAAATATTACCGCAGTTGGTTTTGTAAGAGGGAAGAGGATGAATATTTACACACATGCTAAAAGGTTAGCTATTCATCAGGAATAGCGGATTTTTACTAAAGGAGGAGCTTCAATTGTTAGAACACGAACATACAGTTGTGACGATCAATGGCAGTGAATACTTAGCAGACCCTGGGCAAAATCTCTTGGATCTATTAAACACGACAGATGAAAATATACCTCAGATTTGCTACAACGAGTCACTCGGGCCTATTGAAACGTGTGATACGTGTATCGTTCAGGTAAACGGTGAACTTACTCGTGCTTGTGGTATGAAGGTCGAAGCAGGAATGAAAGTTCAAACACAGCTGCCTCATGTTCATAAGGCACAAAAAGAATCATTAGATCGTATCTTAGAGAATCACGAACTCTATTGCACAGTTTGTGATTATAATAATGGATCCTGCGAAATCCATAATACAATGGCTGATTTTGGCTTGGAACATCAATCAAGACCATTTGAACCAAAGGCATACGATCGTGATGAGTCAGGTTCTTTTTATCGCTACGACCCAGATCAGTGTATTCTTTGCGGACGCTGTGTGGAAGTATGTCAGGATATTCAAGTAAATGAGACGTTGACAATAGACTGGGAGCGTCAGCAACCCCGAGTAATTTGGGATAATGATGTTCCTATCGACCAGTCCTCTTGTGTTAACTGTGGACAGTGCTCAACTGTTTGTCCTTGCAACGCGATGATGGAGACTGGCATGGAAGGCGAAGCGGGATTTCTCACTGACCAACAACCAGGGATCTTGAAATCAATGATCGAGTTAACGAAAAAGGCGGAAACAGGTTATGGACCTCTTTTTGCTGTATCTGATACAGAAGCTTCGATGCGTGAAGATCGAATTAAGAAGACAAAAACGGTTTGTACCTACTGTGGGGTAGGCTGTTCCTTTGATGTTTGGACAAAGGATCGTAAAGTACTTAAAATAGAACCGAGTGCGCAGTCACCCGCAAATGGAATTTCGACGTGTGTAAAAGGCAAGTTTGGCTGGGACTACGTGAATAGTGATGAGCGTTTAACCAAGCCGCTTATACGCAAGGGTGAATCGTTTGAAGAGGTAGAGTGGGATGAAGCGATTTCCTACGTAGCTAAACGATTTACTGAGGTCAAAGCG comes from the Halobacillus shinanisalinarum genome and includes:
- a CDS encoding sporulation protein, giving the protein MFKKLMARAGIGAAKVDTQLEKLELQPGETVAGKVVVQGGEVEQEIEQITIFLMTEALREVDDKKIKETVKLEQYRISGELVIAAKETKEIPFSIDVPIHTPATLNKLPLWFETGLDIPMALDAEDRDYIKVSVHPHIETVLQAVERELGFHLKKVEMEHSRRHGYIQEFEFLPGGEFRGYLDELELIFFLDSHGLRVFLQVDRKARGLGGLFAEALEMDESNIQLYFSKEDLQSGSETIARELGKTIREQVK
- a CDS encoding DUF2087 domain-containing protein, with the protein product MQLNKMVAFHKAVGDPTRLRIVSLLLTGPMHGQLIAEKLGLKPPTITHHLKKLRDTGMVYSKRDKNTVYFYLDKKKVEFMATAILRIGDDEVRKEELYVNEAEQRKIINSFIARDGRLKQMPSQLKKKLVILSYYVQEFQPGKVYEEQEVNEYIQRFYDDYATMRREWIMQQFMYRENNRYELNPTEMWPVVVKR
- a CDS encoding MFS transporter, which gives rise to MSDRFHKHPYSYLFCSGIVNGIGDRFSQVAVLALLLELTDSGLAVGIVMGMRVLPYLVLSPIAGKLADVWDRRKIMIVTDVVRVPFALSFIFVPSVEDLWIIYVSMFVLACGEAIYQPVRKSSIGVIVDQQHYTKVNGLEQVVIGIVLVAGSVTGGVVAFFVGEDVAFVLNACTFIAAALIIKHLVIKKVVNKDQPTIIKRPHLNITFGPIVMFIVVIQAVSAMLDGFFNVLISYYGAETFSMADLGVGILYGALGVGLVISFFVSKKVTGNLLLVGIISVGLEGVLQIIASQAPTLWYIAITFTGISLIGGVGAACFDSIVMRMTPKSQQGEVFGVIGSISNVVIGIAMFSAGWFLELFSPRIIGLVGGSAAIFVMFLLILVFIFSFSSKNLTEQ
- the fdhD gene encoding formate dehydrogenase accessory sulfurtransferase FdhD: MRKGTTEKDMIKYDHGLLIEESDQVAEEYPLTIVLNDEEFATMVCTPMHLEELVIGFLASEGAIRTIADVDSISIDEERGFAYITTNVTFEKVDTTRRWIGSCCGKSRAFYFQNDAKIAKTVMDEMKIEPEFCLTLMEAFQKKADMFKKTGGVHQAAIASTQGVEIVFNDIGRHNALDKLYGYLLKQHLSRKHKIIIFSGRISSEVLLKVSKMGIGFLLSKSAPTDLALKLAEDLNITAVGFVRGKRMNIYTHAKRLAIHQE